Part of the Pseudomonas lijiangensis genome is shown below.
GACGACCGTGGGCACACCCAGGTCTTCGAAGTCGCTGAAGATCCTGTTGGCCTCGAGGTTACCGGCAATCAGTTCGCTTTCCGGCAACTTGAAGTTATCGACAAACTCGGTGATGTCGGCGCCTACAATGAATACGTCCTTGCCACTGGTGACAATCACGCCTTTGACAGAAGCGTCGGCCTTGAGGGTATCAACCACCTGGCGCAGCTCGCTCAGGGTCAGGCGATTGAACTTGTTGACGGACTCACCCTTGAGGTCGAAATTCAATTCGACGATGCCACTTTCAAGAGCCTTAACCGTGATGGCTTTACCTTCGTAAATCATCAACTGATCTCCACAATAGGGAAGCTGAACAATACTCGCCGAACCTTGAGGCTCGACGAGACTACGACGTCGCCGTCGATGAACACGCCAAATCAAGCACACCCGCCGACGTGGTAGTCAGAGTTCTGTCAGAGCCGTCTGACGACCAAACGATCAATTCATACGCCCGTTTGATTTGGGTATGCACACCATCAGGCAAAACCCGAAAATTGTCAATTCGACGAAACATCAATAAAAACGGCGTATTGGCCAGATTGCAGCCTTGCCCTGATTCAAGCCCCCAAGTTTGATTTGGGCCCATTCAAAAAAGTGATAATGCAAAGCTCGGAGGAAACCCCGGACGGGCTTTTTTGCACCGTTGAGGCTCGCAGATGAAAAATACTCGGGAAAAACGCGACAAAACGGAGCGTAAGGTCTAAAGTCTGGCCAGTGCCTGCAAAGCCGCTCATCGGCGCGCAGGATTCGGCGATCTACGGCATTGCACCGTAGCGCCACGAATTATCGGCCTGCCTGGCCAACCCCCAGCCCGATGTTGTTGTCGGGCTTTTTATTGCCTGCAAATCAGACGGCTTCAGGCCAGCGCCTTGAGCACCGCATCGATTTTCGGCAAGACCTGCGGCTCCCCCTTCTCGCCCCAGAACAAGGCAATCATCTGCGTATCGGCCTCGACCTTGAACACGTCCGCCGGCAACGTATTGAAATGATTTATCAGCCCCGCATCCTCACAAGGCTCACGCCAGCGGTTAAGCCAGACACCCGGCTCACTCTGCCAATAAGCCCAGCACGCACTCTGCGAGCCCGAACGAGGCCGATGATATTGGGCGCAAGGGCTTGGGGGCTCTTTGGAGAGCCAGTGAGGCCACTCCTGGGGCGCAAGTTGCATGGCCATTCCAAGACGCCGCGCCTCAAGGCGCAAAGCCATCCTGCCGCTCTGCTGACGCGAGGGGCGCAGCCATACCAGCGGACTCAACATCACACAAATGATTGACAGAACCACCAAGGTCGTCATATTTCTTGTCCCCGCCCGATCAGGCTCTGTACGAAAAGTGGCCGCAACTGGAAATATCCGGCATCGAAATGGATGCAAATGCGCGCCGATAAAAGGAGATCACCGAAAGAGTCGCAGAGCAGACAGCACCCTTGCTCGCCAGCTTTCGCAGCACTAAAAAAATCAAAATAAACAATGGCTTGCAAAAGGGCCTGCCCACAAGCGTGCGAAGAAGCCATACTCACCCTTATCGCAATCCTCTCGGAGGACCTCCTTATGTCGTATCAACACATTCTGGTTGCCATTGACCTCACCGACGAGTGCGACCCAGTCATCCGTCGTGCTCGCGTATTGGCCCAGGCCAGCGATGCCACCCTGTCGATGGTGCACATTGTCGAACCCATGGCCATGGCCTTCGGGGGCGACGTCCCAATGGACCTGTCTCAGCTGCAACAGCAGCAATTCGATCAGGCCAAGGAAAAGCTGGAAAAACTGAAGGAAAAATACCCGGAGATCAAGGCAGGCGAAAGCCATCTGGTCTATGGTCAGCCACGCCAGGAAATCCACCAGTTGGCCAAGAACCAGAAGTGCGACCTGATCGTTGTCGGCAGCCATGGTCGCCACGGCCTTGCCCTGCTGCTGGGCTCCACCGCCAATGACGTCCTGCATGGCGCACCTTGCGACGTGCTCGCTGTACGCCTTAACAAGCCTGAGTAAAGCGAAAAGCCCGGGCATCGCTCCCGGGCTTTTTTGCATTCCCCCCACACACCCGGTGGGAGCGAATTCATTCGCGAGAGGCCGGTACATCCTAAGAGATGTATCGGCTTCAATATCACTCGTCCAGTTCGGCCCAACGCTCCAGCAAGGCATCGAGTTGCGCTTGCAGGCTTTCCACCTGAGCCAGCACGGCCGTGGTCTGCTCGGAAGAGCGCTGATAGAAGCCAGGCTCGGCCATTTCGGCAGTCAGGGCAGCCATCAGCCCTTCCACCTCATCAATCTGCGCCGGCAAGGCTTC
Proteins encoded:
- a CDS encoding universal stress protein codes for the protein MSYQHILVAIDLTDECDPVIRRARVLAQASDATLSMVHIVEPMAMAFGGDVPMDLSQLQQQQFDQAKEKLEKLKEKYPEIKAGESHLVYGQPRQEIHQLAKNQKCDLIVVGSHGRHGLALLLGSTANDVLHGAPCDVLAVRLNKPE